From Dendropsophus ebraccatus isolate aDenEbr1 chromosome 2, aDenEbr1.pat, whole genome shotgun sequence, a single genomic window includes:
- the LOC138784102 gene encoding uncharacterized protein gives MTPFPTCPVTPSLTSPTTPSSTSSMIASPTSPVTPSPTSPMAPSPSPTSPMTPSSTSSMIASPSSPITPSPTSPITLSPTSPITPSPTSPITPSPTSPITLSPTSPITPSPTSPITLSPASPVTPSPTSPMAPSPSPTSPMTPSSTSSMIASPSSPITPSPTIPITLSPTSPITLSPTSPVTPLPTCPKTTFPTSPVIQSPTSPMTPISYYSYYQSCDTSSYLF, from the coding sequence ATGACTCCATTCCCTACatgtcctgtgactccatctcttaCCAGTCCCACGACTCCATCTTCTACTAGTTCTATGATCGcatcccctaccagtcctgtgactccatctcctaccagtcctatggctccatctccatctcctaccagtcccatGACTCCATCTTCTACCAGTTCTATGATCGCATCTCCTAGCAGTCCTATCactccatcccctaccagtcctATCACTCTATCTCCTACCAGTCCGATCactccatcccctaccagtcctatcactccatcccctaccagtcctATCACtctatctcctaccagtcctatcactccatcccctaccagtcctATCACTCTATCCCctgccagtcctgtgactccatctcctaccagtcctatggctccatctccatctcctaccagtcccatGACTCCATCTTCTACCAGTTCTATGATCGCATCTCCTAGCAGTCCTATCACTCCATCCCCTACCATTCCTATCACtctatctcctaccagtcctatcactctatctcctaccagtcctgtgaccccattGCCTACCTGTCCTAAGACTACATTTCCTACCAGTCCTGTTATTCAATCTCCTACCAGTCCCATGACTCCCATCTCTTACTACTCTTACTACCAGTCCTGTGACACCAGCTCCTACCTGTTCTAA